The Mesorhizobium sp. M1D.F.Ca.ET.043.01.1.1 genome contains a region encoding:
- a CDS encoding sugar ABC transporter substrate-binding protein: MKKLTALLLLGAALVGGQTAARADGLNIVFTHHSSASNTFWQAVKKGFDDACAKVEANCNMVFTQTEGSIEQQVANMRAALAAKPDALLTSIVDDHAFDDVIKEARDAGVLVIAVNVDDTEGAKGNARQAFVGQGFKPAGYSLAKAISESFPKDGPIKVLVGISAPGQNWSESRGAGVMQFLEEYKAAHKDRDVSWERIDSGTDLAITSDRVGAYLNAHPDTTAYFDTGFWCAGVARVLADRGVAPGKVLLGGFDLVPEVLQQMQKGYVQALVDQQPYMQGFMPVMEAYLNKKIGLAPSDIDTGQGIVRPKEADSIMALSAQGMR; the protein is encoded by the coding sequence ATGAAGAAACTGACTGCATTGCTTTTGCTCGGCGCGGCGCTGGTTGGCGGACAAACCGCGGCCAGAGCAGATGGCCTCAACATCGTCTTCACCCACCATTCGTCGGCCTCCAACACCTTCTGGCAGGCGGTGAAGAAGGGCTTCGACGATGCCTGCGCCAAGGTCGAGGCGAACTGCAACATGGTCTTCACGCAAACCGAGGGCTCGATCGAGCAGCAGGTCGCCAACATGCGCGCCGCCCTTGCCGCCAAGCCCGACGCGCTGCTCACCTCCATCGTCGATGACCACGCCTTCGACGACGTCATCAAGGAGGCGCGCGACGCCGGCGTGCTGGTGATAGCCGTCAATGTCGACGACACCGAAGGCGCCAAGGGCAATGCGCGGCAGGCCTTCGTCGGCCAGGGCTTCAAGCCGGCCGGCTATTCGCTCGCCAAGGCGATTTCCGAGAGCTTCCCGAAGGACGGCCCGATCAAGGTGCTGGTCGGCATCTCCGCGCCAGGCCAGAACTGGTCGGAAAGCCGCGGCGCCGGCGTCATGCAGTTCCTCGAGGAATACAAGGCCGCTCATAAAGACCGCGACGTGTCGTGGGAACGCATCGACAGCGGCACCGATCTCGCCATCACCTCCGACCGCGTCGGCGCCTATCTAAACGCGCATCCCGACACCACCGCCTATTTCGACACCGGCTTCTGGTGCGCCGGCGTGGCGCGCGTGCTGGCCGATCGCGGCGTCGCGCCCGGCAAGGTCCTGCTCGGCGGCTTCGACCTTGTGCCCGAAGTGCTGCAGCAGATGCAGAAGGGCTATGTCCAGGCGCTGGTCGACCAGCAGCCCTACATGCAGGGCTTCATGCCTGTGATGGAAGCCTATCTCAACAAGAAGATCGGTCTTGCTCCTTCCGACATCGACACCGGCCAGGGCATCGTGCGGCCGAAGGAGGCCGACAGCATCATGGCGCTCTCGGCGCAGGGCATGCGCTGA